The sequence below is a genomic window from Acetivibrio clariflavus DSM 19732.
ATTTTAGTATAGTAATATTTTCATCTCACTGACAGCTCTCAAATAATCGGTATCTTCCTCTCATAAAACCTGTACAAACTATATTAAAATCCTCACAAAACGTATAATTTTCATTATTTTTGCCAACTATAGGTATTGTAATCAAATGAAAAGGAATTATATGCCTATGGTTAAAGTTGCAGAATTTAAACTAAACAAAAAAAATTCTTTAATATTTAACATTCTGTCAATATTAATTTTCACTTTAGGATTGATATTGTTTGGTTTTACTCCGGACAGGCTTTTCATACTGGTAAAGAACAATATGTTGATTTCACTGTCCATCCCAATAGTAATTGTGTTCATACACGAAGCTATGCATGCTATCGCATATAAAATGTTTGGTGCAAAATTAAAGATTGGATACAGGCATTTTAGCATATACATTACCGATATCTCAGGAAATTTGTTTACGCCTATCCAAATAAGCATAATCATGTTATTTCCTTTATTCTGCATCCCTGTAATACTTTTTATTGCATCCGGCCTTTTTACCGATTACGTGCCATTTCTGGTATTGGCAGTATTAATTAACTCAGCCGGTTCCATTGGTGATATGATACTGCTGATTTACATAATTTCTAAAGGAAAATCCTGCAGGATAAAAGACGAGCATAACGGATTCAGCCTATACAAGGTAAACCTTCCAGGTTCAACATGAATATAAACCGATTTATAAAAATAATAATAAATTATGCCGATAATTTTTTTCATAAAATTTTTAAGTAAACTAAATTTTTAATTTCCATAAAATACTTTAAAATCTTAGATATAAAATGTATTTTGGCAGAAAAAAATAAACAAAAAAATATAAAAATAATAAAATTTTAAAAAAACTACTACCAATTAGATAAATTTTATGATATTATTTTTGATAAGAATCTAGGTAATCTTATCCAAAAATTATCCATGTTTTTACAATTTTTAAATTCTGTTTATTGATTTTTAGCATTATGAAATATTAATAATAAAAATTAGTAAAATACAATATCAATTAAAATGTTGGGAAATACTTTTATCTGGTTATTGTTACAGCTGTTTGTACAAAAACATATTAACCTCCTTTTTCCGTTACCAAAAAGGAACTAAAGAGATTTGTTATTTTTTATAGAACAGTCTTTTTAGTCCTTTAACAGGTGCTTATAAATCAAGTATCGCAAATTTTTGTAATCGGGTCTGGAGCAAATAAAAAATATAGCAATTTTTTCAGCAGCAACGTAATAAAATAATTTTGTTATTTATTATTAAAAAAAGGATAAAATATAGCATATAATCAAATGGAGGGTGCCTATGTATTTATTTGGAAAAATAAACGTAACAGCAGTAATACCAGAGGAATTGTCAAGATTAAAGGACATTGCCTATAATCTATGGTGGTCCTGGAATTCCGATGCAATTGACTTATATAGGGAAATCGACCTTGCTTTATGGGAAAAAGTCGAAAAAAATCCTGTAAGGTTTTTGAAAGAAGTAAGCCAGAAAAAACTGGAAGCAAAAGTAAATGACCCCGATTACATGGAAAGGTATACCAAAGTTGTACAAAAATTTGACTCATATATGCAAGAAACGGATACTTGGTTTTCCAGAAATTATCCAGACAAAAAAGACCATATGATTGCATATTTCTCTGCCGAGTATGGCCTTAATGAAGTTCTGCCAATATATTCGGGCGGCTTAGGTGTTCTTTCCGGAGACCATTGCAAATCGGCAAGCGATCTTGGAATACCTTTTACTGCCATTGGACTCTTCTATAAACAGGGGTATTTCAGTCAGCATATAAACAGCGAAGGTTGGCAGGAAACCATATATAATGACCTTAATATTTCCAATCTTCCGGTAAAACCCGCCCTTAACCAGAACGGAGAACAGGCAGTAATAAGCGTGGAACTTCCCGGTAGAGTTGTGTATGCAAGGGTTTGGCAAGTACAGATTGGACGTGTCAATTTATACTTAATGGACACTGATTTTGAACAAAACAGTCCCCATGACAGGATGCTTACTGCAAGACTGTACGGCGGAAACCAGGAAACAAGAATACAACAGGAAATTTTCCTTGGTATAGGCGGGGCAAGAGTGCTTGATGCTTTAAACATTAAAGCTACTGTATATCATATGAATGAAGGACACTCCGCATTTTTAGGCCTGGAATTGATAAGAAAACTTGTACAGGACAAAAAATTGCCCTTTAACCATGCCAAAGAAGTTGTTTCCTCTTCATTGATATTTACAACCCATACACCGGTCCCTGCAGGAAATGACGTTTTCCCTCTTGAAATGATAGACCGTTACTTTGGCAATTACTGGCCGTCATTGGGAATAAACCGCCATGAATTTCTTGATCTCGGCTTGAAGATTGGAGATCATCAGAACTTTAACATGACTGTTCTTGCATTGACTCTTGCAGGCCAGAAAAACGGAGTTAGTGAACTTCACGGTGCAGTATCGAGGAACATATTCAAAAATGTATGGCCCAGCATCCCTGAAGATGAAGTTCCAATCGGTCACATTACCAACGGTATCCATACCCTTACTTGGTTATCTCCAAGTATCAAGTTCTTATATGACAAGTATTTTGAACAAAATTGGCATGAAAACTTACACGATCCGAAAGTATGGGAAGCTGTGGATAAAATTCCCGATGAGGAACTTTGGAAAACTCACTGTGTTTTGAAGACTAAAATGATTGGATATATAAGGGAAAAACTAAAACAGCAACGGGCTGCAAACGGCGAATCTATTGAAAGAATCAAGGAAGTCGATACATTGCTTGACTCAAACGCTCTTACAATAGGCTTTGCAAGAAGGTTTGCAACCTATAAAAGAGCCAATCTGATATTTAGAAATTTAGCAAGAATTCAAAAATTGCTTAATGACCCGGAAAAACCCATGCAGATAATTTTTGCCGGTAAAGCTCATCCTGCCGACGGACCGGCCCATGAAATTATCAAGCATATTAATGATATTGCAAAGCAGGAAGGATTTGTGGGAAAAGTCATCCTGGTTGAAAATTATAATATGACTCTTGCCAGAAATATGGTACAAGGTGTGGATATCTGGCTCAACAACCCCAGAAGACCACTTGAAGCCAGCGGTACAAGCGGTCAGAAAGTTTGTATAAACGGTATTATAAACTTCAGCGTACTGGACGGCTGGTGGTGTGAAGGTTACAACGGCAAAAACGGTTGGTGCATCGGCGATGACACTTTCTATGATAATGAACACTATCAGGACAATGCTGACAGCGAATCTATTTACAATACCCTTGAAAAAGAAATTCTACCCCTTTTCTTTGATCGCAATGAAAAGGGAATTCCAGAAAAATGGGTAGCAATTATGAAAGAGTCGATAAAATCCAATGCAGCATTATTCAGTACCCATAGAATGGTTCAGGAATACACCACCAAATACTATTTGACTTCCATGGACAGGGTCGACAAAGACTTGGCCAGCAACTATCAATTCTCTGTAAATCTGTCCAATTGGAAGACACATGTGGAAAAACTCTGGCCTCAGGTGCAGATATTAGCTGATAAAACAGCCAATCAATTGAAGGAGATGAACTCTTCATCCGGTGAAAACATCAAAATAAGTGCCACCGTTTATTTGGGCGGTCTGGATCCTTCAAGTGTCAAAGTGCAAATATATTATGGCGGAATAGGCAAAGATAATTTAATTGAAAGTCCGGAAATAATTGATATGCATCTGGATGGAAAGACCGATGAAGGTACTTACATCTATTCGGCAAATATCAAATTGTTTGAAGGCGGAGAATACGGTTATACCTTTAGAGTAATCCCTTATCATCCGGATCTGATAAATCCGTTTGACTTAGGATTAATCCGTTGGATAGTTCAATAAGTAATGTGGCTTTTAAAGAGTGCTGCCATGTTTGCTTTAAAATAGTCGGCAGCACTCTTTTTACTTGTTATGAAATAATTGCATAGCGCATTAAGACAGCTCTCATCCTTACTTCTCAATTTTCCCGTAAACTCCTCCCCCACCTTCTTTTATGTAGAGCATTCCCTTCCTCGCCATAATAATATTCTCTGCCACATCTTCCTTAACAACTTTAGTCAATTCATCAAAGGTTGTTTCATGCAGGATTTTCATCTCACTGCCAAAATGTTTTATAAGCTTGTCTATGGTTTTAGGGCCAACCCCGGGGAGGAAGTCCAGCGGTATTTGATAATTGTACGGCGGCCGCCCTTCCATCTTAGCTTCTTCCCTGTCTTTTATAACCTCAAGCCTGTCCCTCACTCCCACAACAACGCGATGCCTGTCGGAAACCGGGCACTTTAGTATAGGCGGTTGACCTTCAACAACTCTGTCGCAAACAAGGCAGTAAGTTCTATGGTATTTCCCCAGCTTAGGATCTAAGCCATAGTTTGCCTGTATCTTTCTCCCGTCAGCTCCCTTGAGGGCTTTCAGCACTTCCTCATAGCTGGTATCCTCCATTCTGAAAATATTGTACTCACGTCCCATTTTTATAAGGGAATGGGCATCGGAATTACTGATAAATCCTTTTCCATCAAGTTCACTAAGCTGGCTTGCCATCATAGAATCTGCACTAAGCCCCAATTCAACGGCAGGAATTTTTTCAAAACTGTCATGGCTAAAGACTTCCAGTAAACTGTCACAGCAATTCCCATAAAAGCTTTTATGGGGAGTAAAAACATGGGCAGGTATCAGAATACCGCCATGGCTGTCTACAATATCAAACAGTTCCTGGGCACTAAGTCTGCTTATAGAAGAACACAGTTGCATGTTTTTTACATGCTTACTCATTTCTCCGGAAAAATTTTTAATTTCCTTTAATGTGGGAAAAAAGCACAGAGAATGGGCACTGCCCCCCTTATCTTCATGAGTTTCTATTTCGGCGCCAAGCAGTATAGTCAGACCCTCTCTGTATTCCATTCCTCCCTTTTTTATCTCACGCAATTCCCCCCTATCGACAAGTTCTTCGATATCTTCAAGAACATAAGGCGATATTGCGTCCACAACACCAATTACATTTATACCTTTTCGATAAAAAGCGTCATAAGCTATATTTTCAAAAGTAAGATTTCCGGAAGTAGCTCTTTTAACTTCATTTCCGCTTGAAGACCTTCCTATATGAACATGGAGGTCAACAAAATATTGTCTCATTTTGTATCAGTCAGCTCCTTACTTTCTATTGGTATTATTGCTGTCTTCAACTCTATTTTATATTGGACTAAGCCAGGTATCCAGAAAAAAAACAAAAATTATTTTGCATTTTGTAAATTTTTTGATAAAATAAGATATGTAGAATGGTAGTATGGTAGGAACGGTAGAGGTAAAAAAGCATGCAAACAATTCAATTCATTTATGATGTTTGTTCTCCGTTTCCATCAATACCGACCCACAATTTAAAACATTACTTAAGGACTGCAAAATGTTCTGGTACTTCGTAATTGGCTTAATTTCCATTACGTAAGGATTAGAATTTTAGGTGGTTATTTTTTCCTGTGCCTGTAAAGATTTCAGCTTTTGAAGCTTTTTTAAGCATAGCAAAATCCACCTTAATATTTTGCTGCCTTTAGTAATGTAATATGCAACATTGATAGGATTTGAAAGGATGGTTAAAATGAATCAAACGGAAACAACAAACAAAGTAATTCCAAAAAAAGGGACATGGATGACCTACAGGCCTGATGTTAAAGTTTTAGACTGCACCATCAGGGACGGCGGCCTGATTAACAAATTCAAATTCAGCGATGATTTTGTTAAGGCTGTTTACAAAGCATGTATTGATGCCGGTGTCGATTACATGGAACTTGGTTACAAGGCCTCAAAAAAAATAGCTTCAAAAGATGAATTCGGAATATGGAAGTTCTGTGATGAAGAAGATATAAGAAGAGTAATAGGGGACAATGATTCTCCTCTTAAACTTTCTGTCATGGCTGATGCTGAACGTACCGACTATCGTGAGGATATACCTCCAAAGAGCGAAAGCATAATTGACATGATTAGAGTAGCAACTTATGTACATCAAATACCTACAGCCGTTGACATGATAAAAGATGCCCATGACAAAGGCTATGAAACCACTATAAATATCATGGCTGTATCGCAGCTAAGAGAACGGGATTTGGACGAAGCTTTGGAAATTCTGTCAAAGACCGAAGTGGATGTTATTTATATTGTTGACAGTTTTGGTTCCCTTTACTCGGAGGATATCCAATATCTTACTGCAAAATATCTCAGGTATGCTCAGGAATCGGGCAAAAAACTGGGTATACATGCCCACAACAACCAGCAGCTAGCCTATGCAAATACCATTGAAGCCATAATCCTTGGAACAAGTTATGTCGACGCAACTATTGCAGGCCTTGGCCGTGGTGCCGGAAACTGTCCCATGGAATTGATTCTGGGCTTTTTGAAGAATCCCAAATATCATCTGAGACCAATTTTGGAATGTATAGAAAAACATATCCCGGCTTTAAGAAGCGAATTAAGCTGGGGATTCGATATACCTTACATGATCACCGGGCAGTTTAATCAACATCCCAGAACTGCTATAAGTTTCATAGCTGAAAATCGCAGCGACTACACAAATTTCTACGATTCTATGCTGAATTGCGATTAATCGCTATTAAATGTTATGAAACTTAAAGATTTCATTTAGTACGCTGTTACTGGTTAGGCCGTTATTTTCAAATCCGCCAATCAGTAACAGCAATAATCCTTATTACTTCTGAAATTCTTAAAGTATTTAGAACACTTATTTTTTATATAAAGATCAGTTAGTTTTCCAATTTTAGCATCAAAACATATATATATCTTTAATATTGACAAAGACACTATGCATGTATTACGATATTAATAGATACATTTTTTGCTCAGCGTCTAAAATGACAAAATAAAATTTCAAATGCGTACAGACAATTACCCATCATATCTGCAATGTTTTAGCTGTTAACATTATTCTTTTAAAAGTTTACAATTATTAATTTTTTTATACGTTTCAACCGGTCGTTACTAGCATTTACGGAATTTTGCGACTTTCTATGTCATCAACTGGGTTATTGCCAAAGTTTAAGCCAAATAAATTTTATAATATTTAAAATTTTTATTCTTATCAACTATACCTCTCTTATATATTGCAATCATAATCAGTAAATTCCACTAAAGATAATCAAATGAAATTTATTTTTCTGAATATTGTCTTATAATATGTACTTCATAAGACTGCTTGTTCATTAATGCTCTTAAATCAAACCTCTTTTAAGGGATTATGAATGTTGCAATTTTTTATATTGCAATAATCGGAATAAAGATTGTTATTTTCAATTTGCTATAGAGGGACATAACTTAAACAAAAAATAAAAACAAACTACAAAGCTAACTTAAAAAAGGGAAGGAGAATGTTCGATGAAACAAAGATCAAAGCTAATTTTTTCAACCGTCGTGTGCTTAATCTTCGTACTAAGTTTGTTCCCTGCCAGTGTAAATGCAGCAATAACGCTCACATCAAATGCTACCGGAAATTATGACGGCTATGACTACGAATACTGGAAAGACTACGGTAATGGAACAATGACTCTCACCGGTGGCGGAAGTTTTACCTGTTCCTGGAGTAATATCAATAATATCTTATTCCGAACCGGTAAAAAACTCGGATCGACTCAAACATATCAGCAATACGGAAACATAATAATTGATTACGCTTGTAATTATCAGCCAAACGGAAACTCATACCTTTCGGTATACGGATGGACCCAAAATCCGCTTGTAGAATATTACATCATTGAGAGCTACGGTACCTGGAAGCCACCAGGAAGCAATAGTCCAAAAGGCTACATTAATGTAGATGGCGGTACATATGAAATTTATGAGACCACCAGATATAATCAACCTTCCATTGAGGGCGACAAAACCTTCCAGCAGTATTGGAGTGTTCGTACTGTAAAACGTACAAGCGGTACCATATCTGTCCATGAACACTTTAAAGCTTGGGAAGCAAGAGGCATGAGAATGGGTAAACTCTATGAAGTTTCCATGGTTGTTGAAGGTTATCAGAGCAGCGGTAGGGCTGAAATGACAAAAATGAACATTACCATCGGCGGACAAGGCTCCGGTAACACCGGCGGTAACAACGGCGGCAACAACGGCAACCCAGGTCCAGCTCCGGCAGAACAAAGCGCCTTTACTGCATTGGAAGCAGAAAAATACAATAGCACCAATTCCTCAACAGTGCAAATAATCGGAACCGGCAATGGCGGAAGCGGTGTAGGATACATTGAAAACGGAAATTACCTCGAATTTAAAAATGTTAACTTCGGTTCAGGTGCTGCTTCCTTCAAAGCTCGTGTTGCCTATGGCGGCAACTCCACCACAACCATCCAGTTAAGATTGGGCAGCTCGACAGGTACACTTATAGGTTCATTAAATGTAACTTCTACCGGAGGATGGGATTCTTACAAAGAATTAACCACTACCGTCAGCGGTGCATCCGGTGTTAAAGATCTATACCTGTGCTTCAATGGACCTGTAAATATAGACTCCTTCGTATTCGGTACTGCCGACAACAATAACGACAAACCTGTTGATAATAAACCTGTTGATAACCCTGGCAACAATAACAGCGGACCTGTTATTATACAATGTGAAAATATGATTAAGAGCGGCCAATACACAGGTAATATCAGCAGTCCGTTCTCGGGTGTAGCTTTATATGCCAACAATGATTCCGTCAAGTTTACTCATAACTTTACATCGAGCACCAGTACTTTCTCACTTCGCGGTTGCTCAAATAATCAAAACATGGCCAGAGTAGATTTAAGAATCGGCGGACAGTATAAAGGAACCTTCTATTATGGCGGAAGTTACCCTGCAGTGTACACCATACAAAACGTGAGCCATGGTACCGGAAATCAGACAGTAGAACTCATTGTAACAAGTGATAACGGAACTTGGGATGCTTACTTAGATTATTTACAAATCAATTAAAGTTCTTCTTGACAAAATACTATTGTTTGAATTTTCGATTTGGAATACTGACATTTATTTAGACAAAAACCCGGTGAAATACTTCTCACCGGGTTTTTTTATATATCTGAACTCTATAGTTCTATCCGACACTCTCCTTTTTAATGCCGGATGACCACTTACCGCATCGATCGCCCCAACGGGCAAGGGCCTCATCATTGGAAGTAATCTCAATCACTTCACATAGGTTTGAACAGTCATTACATTCGATACTTTTTGCTTTATACTCATTTTCTGCCACTTCAAACCCATAGAAATTCGAAGGTTGAGATCCCTTCTCCATTTTCTCCTTGGCAATTAATGCTGCACCATAAGCACCCATTACATCGTAGTATTTGGGAATTACTATCTTTTTACCTATAGCTCTTTCAAAAGCAGCAACAATTCCAACATTAGCCGCCACACCACCCTGGAACACAATGGTGTCTTCCAAATCCTTTCCTTTGGCAAGGTTGTTTAGAAAATTCCTTACCAAAGCCTCACACAGACCGTTTATTATATCCTCAATACTGTGTCCTGTCTGTTGTTTATGAATCATATCCGACTCGGCAAAAACAGCACATCTTCCGGCTATTCTTACCGGTGACTTTGACTTTAGTGCATAAGACCCGAATTCTTCAATTGGAATTTCAAGTCTTGCCGCCTGTCTGTCCAAAAAAGAACCGGTTCCTGCTGCACAAACGGTGTTCATTCCAAAATCATATACAACTCCGTTTTTAAGTATTATAATCTTTGAATCCTGTCCCCCAATTTCAAGAATGGTTCTGACATCGGGGACAAGCATTTGAGCCGCGACGGCATGAGTGGTAATTTCATTTTTTATTATATCAGCACCGATAATAACACTGGCCAGCTGTCTTCCACTTCCCGTTGTACCTACTCCCCTTATTACCGTGTTTCGCCCGTATTTTTCCGAAAGCATTTTCATGCCTGTTCGCAAAGCATTAATAGGCTGGCCGCTTGTCCTTAAATAAAGCTTCTCAACTACCTCGTTTTCATCATTTATAAGCACTAAGTTTGTACTTACTGAACCTACGTCAACTCCAAGATAAAGCGATGTTTTTCCCATTTTCCAATCTCTCCCTTCTCTTGTTAAGCAAATCTACAAAAGCTTCAATTCTAGTCATATAACCCGCTTCACCGGTCATTTCGTCAATAATCAGAGTAAGAATGGGTATATCATAATCCCTTTCTATAGAGGGCAATATGCTTTGAGCAACAATTTCCGGCATACAGGTCAGAGGATATATTTGAATAACACCGTCATAGCCCTTTTTTGCATATAGAACAGCGTTTCCTACGGTTTCCTGGGCATGTCCGCCAATCATTCTGCCTAAATACGGTTTGGCAGCCTCACTGAAATCAAGATCCTTTTTTGCAGGCAGAATATTTTTAAGCATATGCTCAATGATCCAGCCACTTATGGTGACATACCTGTCCACTTCAATACCCATACTTCCAAGTTTTGATTCTATATAAAAGTTTGCAAAGGGATCAATGGTTGTATAAATTTCACCTACTATTCCGACTTTCAAAGGAACAAAATCCTTATCTGTTTCAATCTCCAAAAGCTTTCTCTCTGTCTCTTCTATAAGTTTTAGAATGCCTTTTGATCCTTTTACATCCTTTACTTTATTTAAAAAATCTTTATAAATACTGTCGGTAGCACCTTTTTTCAGTTCTCTGGGTCGTATTCTGAAAGTCAGCTTTTCCAGCTCATCAACTCTTTTGGCAACAATTGTAGTATTTTTTATAACTTTTAGAATCTTGTAAATATTAAAGCCGCCGGCCAGTTTCTTAATTTTTTCCAAAAACTTTTTTATGTCACCGTTGGGGCCATCAATAGTAATCACATCCATATTGTAATCGGTATCGGCAAGTATTTCCCTGCTCATCTCACAATAGTACCCAAATCTGCATGGTCCCCGGCCTCCGGTTATCAATATGGTATCTGCCCCCAACTCACGGGCTTCTATATAATTGCCCAGATTAATTTTCAAAGGAATACATGCCATTTCCGGTGCATACTTGGTGCCAATCTCCAAAGTTCTCTTATTGTTATACGGCGGTATTACATATTCCAGTCCAACATCATCCAGTAAAGCCTTAGCCGTTATAAATGTATTACCCATGTGCGGAAATGTTACTTTCACTTTTACTCCTCCATCTTATCATGTCTATAAAAGCTTCAATTCTTGTATCCATTCCTGCTTCACCCGAATGTTCATCAATGGTAAGAACAATAAAGGGCAAATCTTTTTTCCTTCTCACTCTTCTCTCAATCAGGTCTGCTACAAAAGAATCTATTCCACATCCAAAACTCATTAAATAAATAATCCCGTCTATGTCCTTTCTGTCCAAAAAATGCAGAGCACTGCCTATGGCTCTGGTTCCGTAATTCCAAAACATCCTCTTTGATAAGGTCTTCACTTTCTCTTTTATTACACTGCTATCCACCATATCTATGGTTAACACATTTACACCTTTATTTTTCAATTTATTCACCATATC
It includes:
- a CDS encoding acyl-CoA dehydratase activase, whose translation is MGKTSLYLGVDVGSVSTNLVLINDENEVVEKLYLRTSGQPINALRTGMKMLSEKYGRNTVIRGVGTTGSGRQLASVIIGADIIKNEITTHAVAAQMLVPDVRTILEIGGQDSKIIILKNGVVYDFGMNTVCAAGTGSFLDRQAARLEIPIEEFGSYALKSKSPVRIAGRCAVFAESDMIHKQQTGHSIEDIINGLCEALVRNFLNNLAKGKDLEDTIVFQGGVAANVGIVAAFERAIGKKIVIPKYYDVMGAYGAALIAKEKMEKGSQPSNFYGFEVAENEYKAKSIECNDCSNLCEVIEITSNDEALARWGDRCGKWSSGIKKESVG
- a CDS encoding endonuclease Q family protein, producing MRQYFVDLHVHIGRSSSGNEVKRATSGNLTFENIAYDAFYRKGINVIGVVDAISPYVLEDIEELVDRGELREIKKGGMEYREGLTILLGAEIETHEDKGGSAHSLCFFPTLKEIKNFSGEMSKHVKNMQLCSSISRLSAQELFDIVDSHGGILIPAHVFTPHKSFYGNCCDSLLEVFSHDSFEKIPAVELGLSADSMMASQLSELDGKGFISNSDAHSLIKMGREYNIFRMEDTSYEEVLKALKGADGRKIQANYGLDPKLGKYHRTYCLVCDRVVEGQPPILKCPVSDRHRVVVGVRDRLEVIKDREEAKMEGRPPYNYQIPLDFLPGVGPKTIDKLIKHFGSEMKILHETTFDELTKVVKEDVAENIIMARKGMLYIKEGGGGVYGKIEK
- a CDS encoding aldolase catalytic domain-containing protein, which encodes MVKMNQTETTNKVIPKKGTWMTYRPDVKVLDCTIRDGGLINKFKFSDDFVKAVYKACIDAGVDYMELGYKASKKIASKDEFGIWKFCDEEDIRRVIGDNDSPLKLSVMADAERTDYREDIPPKSESIIDMIRVATYVHQIPTAVDMIKDAHDKGYETTINIMAVSQLRERDLDEALEILSKTEVDVIYIVDSFGSLYSEDIQYLTAKYLRYAQESGKKLGIHAHNNQQLAYANTIEAIILGTSYVDATIAGLGRGAGNCPMELILGFLKNPKYHLRPILECIEKHIPALRSELSWGFDIPYMITGQFNQHPRTAISFIAENRSDYTNFYDSMLNCD
- a CDS encoding acyl-CoA dehydratase activase-related protein; its protein translation is MKVTFPHMGNTFITAKALLDDVGLEYVIPPYNNKRTLEIGTKYAPEMACIPLKINLGNYIEARELGADTILITGGRGPCRFGYYCEMSREILADTDYNMDVITIDGPNGDIKKFLEKIKKLAGGFNIYKILKVIKNTTIVAKRVDELEKLTFRIRPRELKKGATDSIYKDFLNKVKDVKGSKGILKLIEETERKLLEIETDKDFVPLKVGIVGEIYTTIDPFANFYIESKLGSMGIEVDRYVTISGWIIEHMLKNILPAKKDLDFSEAAKPYLGRMIGGHAQETVGNAVLYAKKGYDGVIQIYPLTCMPEIVAQSILPSIERDYDIPILTLIIDEMTGEAGYMTRIEAFVDLLNKRRERLENGKNIALSWS
- a CDS encoding glycoside hydrolase family 11 protein, whose product is MKQRSKLIFSTVVCLIFVLSLFPASVNAAITLTSNATGNYDGYDYEYWKDYGNGTMTLTGGGSFTCSWSNINNILFRTGKKLGSTQTYQQYGNIIIDYACNYQPNGNSYLSVYGWTQNPLVEYYIIESYGTWKPPGSNSPKGYINVDGGTYEIYETTRYNQPSIEGDKTFQQYWSVRTVKRTSGTISVHEHFKAWEARGMRMGKLYEVSMVVEGYQSSGRAEMTKMNITIGGQGSGNTGGNNGGNNGNPGPAPAEQSAFTALEAEKYNSTNSSTVQIIGTGNGGSGVGYIENGNYLEFKNVNFGSGAASFKARVAYGGNSTTTIQLRLGSSTGTLIGSLNVTSTGGWDSYKELTTTVSGASGVKDLYLCFNGPVNIDSFVFGTADNNNDKPVDNKPVDNPGNNNSGPVIIQCENMIKSGQYTGNISSPFSGVALYANNDSVKFTHNFTSSTSTFSLRGCSNNQNMARVDLRIGGQYKGTFYYGGSYPAVYTIQNVSHGTGNQTVELIVTSDNGTWDAYLDYLQIN
- the glgP gene encoding alpha-glucan family phosphorylase, whose translation is MYLFGKINVTAVIPEELSRLKDIAYNLWWSWNSDAIDLYREIDLALWEKVEKNPVRFLKEVSQKKLEAKVNDPDYMERYTKVVQKFDSYMQETDTWFSRNYPDKKDHMIAYFSAEYGLNEVLPIYSGGLGVLSGDHCKSASDLGIPFTAIGLFYKQGYFSQHINSEGWQETIYNDLNISNLPVKPALNQNGEQAVISVELPGRVVYARVWQVQIGRVNLYLMDTDFEQNSPHDRMLTARLYGGNQETRIQQEIFLGIGGARVLDALNIKATVYHMNEGHSAFLGLELIRKLVQDKKLPFNHAKEVVSSSLIFTTHTPVPAGNDVFPLEMIDRYFGNYWPSLGINRHEFLDLGLKIGDHQNFNMTVLALTLAGQKNGVSELHGAVSRNIFKNVWPSIPEDEVPIGHITNGIHTLTWLSPSIKFLYDKYFEQNWHENLHDPKVWEAVDKIPDEELWKTHCVLKTKMIGYIREKLKQQRAANGESIERIKEVDTLLDSNALTIGFARRFATYKRANLIFRNLARIQKLLNDPEKPMQIIFAGKAHPADGPAHEIIKHINDIAKQEGFVGKVILVENYNMTLARNMVQGVDIWLNNPRRPLEASGTSGQKVCINGIINFSVLDGWWCEGYNGKNGWCIGDDTFYDNEHYQDNADSESIYNTLEKEILPLFFDRNEKGIPEKWVAIMKESIKSNAALFSTHRMVQEYTTKYYLTSMDRVDKDLASNYQFSVNLSNWKTHVEKLWPQVQILADKTANQLKEMNSSSGENIKISATVYLGGLDPSSVKVQIYYGGIGKDNLIESPEIIDMHLDGKTDEGTYIYSANIKLFEGGEYGYTFRVIPYHPDLINPFDLGLIRWIVQ
- a CDS encoding DUF3267 domain-containing protein; the protein is MPMVKVAEFKLNKKNSLIFNILSILIFTLGLILFGFTPDRLFILVKNNMLISLSIPIVIVFIHEAMHAIAYKMFGAKLKIGYRHFSIYITDISGNLFTPIQISIIMLFPLFCIPVILFIASGLFTDYVPFLVLAVLINSAGSIGDMILLIYIISKGKSCRIKDEHNGFSLYKVNLPGST